GAAAATAACGGCCGAGCAAGAAATGGAACGTTTATTGCCAATTCTTGAGCATTTGGTCGCTTCTTCAAGTGTGCCTATATCGGTAGATACTTACAAGGCAAGCGTGGCTCATGAGGCATTAAAGCTGGGAGCACATATGATTAATGACGTGTGGGGACTGCAAAAAGATCTAGAAATGGCGAGTGTTATTGCAAAATTTAATGTTCCAGTAGTGATCATGCATAATCAGGCAGGTACTCATTATTCACGTGATATTATGTCACACATGTGTGAATTTCTTCAACAAAGCATTGAAATAGGCATTGCTGCCGGAATTGAAAGTGATAAATTTATTGTAGATCCTGGTATTGGCTTTGGCAAAACACCAGAGCAAAATCTATATGTAATGTCAAAATTAGAACAATTGAAATCGCTAGGGTGTCCAATTTTGCTTGGTACCTCGCGAAAAAGATTTATTGGCGAGGTATTAGATTTACCTACTGATGAACGAGTAGAAGGAACAGGTGCAACTGTAGTATTAGGAATCACCAAAGGTGTTAATATCGTCAGAGTACATGATGTAAAGGCTATTGCCAGACTTGCAAAAATGACAGATGCAATGATGAGGAGTGAAAGTAAT
This sequence is a window from Sporomusaceae bacterium FL31. Protein-coding genes within it:
- a CDS encoding dihydropteroate synthase, which codes for MNYNPRVINIVTDKQAYLELQKIDCDTTGISIMSPKAVFKTIKLEQVPAKEANLLKQTFLAKGGEVAVSRGTANLSVDYSDVLICATLKQYRLALSQLKIQPWGLPKLAFSVEKLLNNQELFPIRNFSWLDKKLSIRSNRTIIMGILNVTPDSFSDGGRYSKIELALKHAQEMINHGADIIDIGAESTRPYAGAEKITAEQEMERLLPILEHLVASSSVPISVDTYKASVAHEALKLGAHMINDVWGLQKDLEMASVIAKFNVPVVIMHNQAGTHYSRDIMSHMCEFLQQSIEIGIAAGIESDKFIVDPGIGFGKTPEQNLYVMSKLEQLKSLGCPILLGTSRKRFIGEVLDLPTDERVEGTGATVVLGITKGVNIVRVHDVKAIARLAKMTDAMMRSESND